From a region of the Corallococcus coralloides DSM 2259 genome:
- a CDS encoding RHS repeat-associated core domain-containing protein produces MGKLPVGHTFVKGVSVVDGHLVKQAVDVEAPSRGLALSWQRAYASGDSVEGSLGLGWTHAYEGAVQPLLGGGFRYAVTSGEGGGQVFTCTGDGTGCVAQRGYHGTLRVEGVGAAREYVFRAKDGTEYRHGRLDSASFPVKYRLTSVVAPTGHRVLMRYGDASVDGALTRVFDEASGRLLELGYSREVGHLRLSTVELRHATSVDATSTTFLGVCVQYGYDSQQRLASVSRYDGSCGSGSPLRTESYAYAEGASEVGRTRLVRYTGPSGEVIRYIYYGSTESMPGENAFLLLMEKDARVKQVVEVLETTPLREATTTFTYSIAPESRTLSGQSLTTYRTAVKGPRSEVPESLYWMMATGAVVETEKPLSEGVVARTEALWNSVHRVRETEMDARGRVTHLAYDTRGNLVERRIEGTALPAMGTVAATLPVLDAQGQPVAEIVEKWGYEAGFNAQVCHVDAEGYATVSQVDSSGDAPEDVLPLGTGRLLETRRYVNRVPRAVLTSASTCEEAVTSLQASPQDVVLSWRYCGVDGAACPPMAVAGDWVESVGADGHREKATAYDVYGQLRTKTFQVNGTSTVTVQSVYDARGRLEDEQDGLGRHRIQQWDGLDRVKREEWVNPHGEGQVRTALYYPGGQLQHETVGSDFIREHWLDAAGRRARTAESGGGLTASLETRYGYDDAGNRTTVIDRRGVLKTTVYDFADRPVEVLVAVADASRFVAQGGNSGDVSRAYTLSHVTYDAAGNKVAEEDLSGFDRHYRLDSLYRVVEEQSPEVRGADLDAPPVRYTQTFAYDLTGHRVRQVDGNSHTQTVEYDPYGHESVRVDALGRRTETVYDALGRLLEVHRPMGVSESQKHDGEGHVIRSIDGRSVERRFTYDALGRPRSETLMESLSQGGQALTVSERTYVDAPDTEALTLEQVLDARGQLTVTYRDGLRRVVRMDAAGYASDSWFDALYKRVEKNAKGHLTRFAYDAVGRVLSQSDAASASGPPAYSQSWQYEDATRERTHWDRRQVPTVHREDGLGRKVYSSRGQGQDVAEESWTYNASGQTVRAVDANGYATTRLYDGAARLVEETQGAGTAEAATTAFQYDAAGQLTQEKGPRTTGVLFDARYTYDDLGRRVREENALGQVTAWAHDAAGNRVCMKQPLGAPSLSHGGAVGLTLEQVEEEACTGTYVTRYAYDEQGKLLSVTDAAGGLTSYVYDATRNLVAKQDANGNLSTYEYDVRNLRTAEHQHLDSHARLTAAQRNQVPLFEAGATPSGSVGTLTWRHTYDPNGNPDSMTDPKGQVTVPGYGLLDRLAVRTYSQHAQPRELPSVDAEGFAYDGNGNLERETLLKQTLGGVVEEATTYTYDALDRVKTRLREQDGKQLSFEYDDMGHRTSVTDPDGVATGYAYDALGRLKQVTLPVGVVEYRYWPDSLLKGVVWPNGLSEGRCYDAAGRLVEQVTARGTVSDTCEASGPVVSQFVYTYDANGNRLTQVETRTAPSTQVLGVSGTTRYGYDVLNRLTGVAAPDSRNTLYRLDAVGNRTGERQALIRWTRGLGPDAYSSVEPKALTRDVTGAFNRVDWLRGFEDARGAKLNVVLNYDLAGNLVEKATQDGTRTFAWDIRNTLTAVYDNGQEVGRYDYDNSLQRTQRHTASEDVAYVLDDGFILQELDGVQSTHPSKRRYHYGGGPLAVSEVASAATNFLGTDALGSVTDALSTSGDVTAARQYDAWGNPRNGSVPAASDFKLGYTGHQYDVETGLTYARARYYDSELGRFISRDSYEGQLRDAPSLHRYAYAHGNPLSYRDDDGHSATAVGTALGFAWGVGQAIGAGGNDLLWGQRRSLGDYASIVAQNTIGGAELGLSIDATVLSGGTAYFVGGALGNAGFDALTFDGSAKSWQQHADDQVIEGTKGAVLGYGLGKALPVVGAGAAWVTSKVPGGTAAIERASALGGRVLNSVASRLPKWELGELGSAANPFGQSAQPAEGVVVEAIEGSVVAVPSLRPFANAAEVIESRSPSQIFQQGADAVPGQAIRPLNLYRELRSSEIGRETLGLIEDLDVQVLLNNQAPMLESEGMRLYGTYWPSMNLATVNVLRTQSVERSAATVIHEVTHAAGVMRSQRAEVIAEIRALKHTEIATFGKIREIIRRVRRDYAELPWRVNRPEEGNY; encoded by the coding sequence GTGGGCAAGCTGCCCGTGGGCCACACCTTCGTGAAGGGGGTCAGCGTGGTGGACGGCCACCTGGTGAAGCAGGCGGTGGACGTGGAGGCCCCCAGCCGGGGCCTGGCACTCTCATGGCAGCGTGCCTACGCCAGCGGCGACTCCGTGGAGGGCTCGCTGGGCCTGGGCTGGACGCACGCGTACGAAGGCGCTGTGCAGCCGCTGTTAGGGGGAGGTTTCCGCTACGCGGTCACCAGCGGCGAGGGCGGCGGGCAGGTGTTCACCTGCACGGGGGATGGCACGGGATGCGTGGCCCAACGCGGATACCACGGCACGCTGCGGGTGGAGGGCGTGGGGGCCGCGCGGGAGTACGTCTTCCGCGCGAAGGATGGGACGGAGTACCGCCACGGTCGGCTCGACAGCGCGAGCTTCCCCGTGAAGTACCGCCTGACCTCCGTCGTTGCGCCCACGGGGCACCGGGTGCTGATGCGCTACGGCGATGCCTCGGTAGACGGGGCGCTGACGCGGGTGTTCGACGAGGCGAGCGGACGGCTCCTGGAACTGGGCTACTCGCGCGAGGTGGGCCACCTGCGACTGAGCACGGTGGAGCTGCGCCACGCCACCTCGGTGGATGCGACGTCCACGACCTTCCTCGGCGTCTGCGTGCAGTACGGCTACGACAGCCAGCAGCGCCTGGCTTCCGTGTCTCGCTATGACGGCTCGTGCGGGAGCGGAAGCCCCCTGCGGACGGAGTCCTATGCCTACGCGGAGGGGGCCTCGGAGGTGGGTCGGACGCGGCTGGTCAGATACACGGGACCCAGCGGTGAGGTGATCCGCTACATCTACTACGGCAGCACGGAGTCGATGCCCGGAGAGAACGCCTTCCTGCTGCTGATGGAAAAGGACGCGCGGGTGAAGCAGGTGGTGGAGGTTCTGGAAACCACGCCGCTGCGAGAGGCCACCACCACCTTCACCTATTCCATCGCGCCGGAGTCGCGAACCCTGTCGGGGCAGTCCCTCACCACGTACCGCACGGCGGTGAAGGGCCCTCGGAGCGAAGTTCCCGAGTCCCTCTACTGGATGATGGCCACCGGGGCCGTGGTGGAGACGGAGAAGCCCCTGTCGGAGGGAGTGGTGGCGCGGACCGAGGCGCTCTGGAATTCGGTCCACCGGGTGCGCGAGACGGAGATGGACGCGCGCGGGCGTGTCACGCACCTCGCCTACGACACGCGAGGCAACCTGGTGGAGCGCCGCATCGAGGGAACGGCGCTGCCGGCCATGGGGACCGTGGCGGCCACGCTGCCCGTGCTCGACGCGCAGGGGCAGCCTGTCGCGGAGATTGTGGAGAAGTGGGGCTACGAGGCGGGCTTCAATGCGCAGGTCTGCCATGTGGACGCGGAAGGCTACGCCACCGTGTCCCAGGTGGACTCATCAGGGGATGCACCCGAGGACGTGCTGCCCTTGGGGACGGGGCGGCTGCTGGAGACCCGGCGCTATGTGAACCGGGTGCCGCGTGCCGTGCTGACCTCCGCCTCGACCTGCGAGGAGGCCGTGACCTCGTTGCAGGCGTCCCCGCAGGACGTCGTGCTGAGCTGGCGCTACTGCGGTGTTGACGGCGCGGCCTGTCCGCCGATGGCAGTTGCCGGCGACTGGGTGGAGAGCGTGGGGGCGGATGGGCACCGGGAGAAGGCCACGGCGTACGACGTCTACGGTCAGCTGCGGACCAAGACATTCCAGGTGAACGGCACGTCCACGGTGACGGTGCAGTCCGTCTACGACGCTCGCGGGCGACTGGAAGACGAACAGGATGGCCTGGGCCGCCATCGAATCCAGCAGTGGGACGGGCTGGACCGGGTGAAGCGTGAGGAGTGGGTGAATCCCCACGGTGAGGGACAGGTGCGCACGGCGCTGTACTACCCGGGCGGCCAGCTCCAGCACGAGACCGTAGGATCGGACTTCATCCGTGAGCATTGGCTGGATGCCGCGGGCCGGCGGGCTCGGACGGCCGAGTCCGGAGGCGGTCTCACTGCCTCCTTGGAGACTCGCTATGGGTATGACGATGCAGGCAATCGCACGACTGTCATCGACCGGAGGGGTGTCCTTAAGACCACGGTGTACGACTTCGCGGACCGCCCGGTGGAGGTGCTGGTGGCCGTGGCGGATGCGTCACGGTTCGTGGCCCAGGGAGGCAACAGCGGCGACGTGAGCCGGGCCTACACACTCTCCCATGTGACCTACGACGCCGCTGGCAACAAGGTGGCGGAAGAGGACCTGTCCGGGTTCGACAGGCATTACCGGCTGGACTCGCTCTACCGGGTCGTGGAGGAGCAGAGCCCCGAGGTTCGGGGCGCGGACCTCGACGCTCCGCCCGTACGCTATACGCAGACATTCGCATATGACCTGACCGGCCACCGGGTGCGGCAGGTGGATGGGAATAGCCATACCCAGACGGTGGAGTACGACCCGTACGGCCATGAGTCTGTGCGGGTGGATGCGCTGGGCCGGCGGACGGAAACGGTCTACGACGCGCTGGGCCGCCTGTTGGAAGTGCACCGGCCCATGGGCGTCTCCGAGAGCCAGAAGCATGACGGGGAAGGCCATGTCATCCGCTCCATCGATGGGCGTAGCGTGGAGCGGCGCTTCACCTACGACGCGTTGGGGCGGCCGCGAAGCGAGACCCTGATGGAGAGCCTGTCCCAGGGGGGACAGGCCCTGACGGTGAGCGAGCGCACGTATGTGGATGCCCCGGACACGGAGGCCCTGACGCTCGAGCAGGTACTGGACGCGCGGGGGCAGCTCACTGTGACGTACCGCGACGGACTCCGGCGTGTCGTCCGCATGGACGCGGCAGGATATGCCTCGGACAGCTGGTTCGATGCTCTCTACAAGCGCGTGGAGAAGAACGCGAAGGGGCACCTCACCCGCTTTGCCTACGACGCCGTTGGCCGGGTGCTGAGCCAGTCCGACGCCGCATCGGCGAGCGGCCCGCCGGCCTACAGCCAGAGCTGGCAGTACGAAGATGCGACCCGTGAGCGGACACACTGGGACCGGCGTCAGGTGCCTACGGTGCACCGGGAGGATGGCCTGGGTCGCAAGGTGTATAGCTCGCGGGGGCAAGGCCAGGACGTGGCGGAGGAGTCTTGGACCTATAACGCCTCGGGGCAGACGGTGCGGGCGGTGGACGCGAATGGCTACGCGACCACCCGGCTCTACGATGGAGCGGCGCGTCTGGTGGAGGAGACCCAGGGCGCCGGAACGGCGGAAGCGGCGACGACTGCGTTCCAGTACGACGCCGCCGGTCAGCTGACGCAGGAGAAGGGACCCCGCACCACAGGCGTTCTCTTCGATGCTCGCTACACCTACGACGACCTGGGACGGCGCGTGCGCGAGGAGAATGCGCTCGGGCAGGTCACGGCATGGGCCCATGACGCCGCGGGCAACCGAGTGTGCATGAAGCAGCCGCTCGGCGCTCCCTCGCTTTCACATGGTGGTGCGGTTGGGCTGACGCTGGAGCAGGTGGAGGAGGAGGCTTGCACGGGCACGTATGTGACGCGGTATGCCTATGACGAGCAGGGCAAGCTGCTGTCCGTCACGGATGCCGCCGGTGGGCTCACGTCCTATGTCTACGACGCGACCCGCAACCTCGTGGCGAAGCAGGACGCGAACGGGAACCTCTCGACCTACGAGTACGACGTGCGCAACCTGCGCACGGCCGAGCATCAGCATCTGGATTCGCATGCGCGGTTGACGGCGGCTCAGCGGAACCAGGTGCCGCTGTTCGAAGCTGGCGCGACGCCGTCGGGCAGCGTGGGCACACTGACATGGCGCCACACGTATGACCCGAACGGGAATCCGGACTCCATGACCGACCCGAAGGGTCAGGTGACGGTGCCTGGATATGGGCTCCTCGATCGGCTGGCGGTACGCACCTATTCGCAGCATGCGCAGCCGCGAGAGCTGCCATCGGTGGACGCGGAGGGCTTCGCGTATGACGGCAACGGGAACCTGGAGCGTGAGACCCTGCTCAAGCAGACGCTCGGCGGCGTGGTGGAGGAGGCGACGACGTACACGTATGACGCGCTCGATCGCGTGAAGACGCGGCTGCGGGAGCAGGACGGAAAGCAGCTCTCCTTCGAGTACGACGACATGGGGCACCGTACGAGCGTGACGGACCCGGATGGAGTGGCAACGGGGTATGCGTACGATGCCTTGGGGCGCCTGAAGCAGGTGACACTTCCGGTCGGCGTCGTGGAGTACCGGTACTGGCCGGACTCCTTGCTCAAGGGTGTGGTGTGGCCCAACGGCTTGTCGGAAGGGCGCTGCTATGACGCGGCCGGGCGGTTGGTTGAGCAGGTCACTGCCCGGGGCACGGTCAGCGATACGTGCGAGGCGAGTGGACCGGTGGTCAGCCAGTTCGTCTACACCTATGACGCCAACGGGAATCGGTTGACGCAGGTGGAGACGCGCACGGCCCCCTCGACGCAGGTGCTGGGCGTCAGTGGGACGACCCGGTATGGCTACGACGTCTTGAACCGGCTCACGGGAGTGGCTGCACCTGACAGCCGAAACACGTTGTATCGGCTGGATGCCGTCGGCAACCGTACCGGCGAGCGGCAGGCTTTGATTCGATGGACGAGGGGCCTTGGTCCCGATGCCTACTCCAGTGTGGAGCCCAAAGCGCTCACGCGCGATGTCACCGGAGCCTTCAACCGGGTGGACTGGCTGAGAGGGTTCGAGGACGCCAGAGGCGCCAAGCTGAATGTGGTGCTGAACTACGACCTCGCGGGCAACCTGGTGGAGAAGGCGACACAGGACGGCACCCGCACCTTCGCCTGGGACATCCGTAACACTCTTACCGCCGTCTATGACAACGGGCAGGAGGTGGGGCGGTACGACTACGACAACAGCCTCCAGCGGACGCAAAGGCACACGGCGTCTGAAGACGTCGCGTATGTGCTTGATGACGGTTTCATCCTGCAGGAGCTGGATGGAGTTCAGTCCACGCACCCGTCGAAGCGGCGCTACCACTATGGCGGTGGTCCACTGGCCGTCAGCGAAGTGGCTTCCGCTGCGACGAACTTCCTGGGGACGGATGCGCTGGGAAGCGTGACGGACGCGCTGTCGACGAGTGGAGACGTCACGGCAGCCCGTCAGTACGACGCGTGGGGTAATCCCAGGAACGGGTCCGTGCCCGCCGCCAGCGACTTCAAGCTCGGATACACGGGGCACCAGTACGACGTGGAGACGGGGCTCACCTATGCACGGGCCCGGTACTACGACAGCGAGCTGGGACGGTTCATCTCGCGAGATTCGTACGAAGGTCAGTTGCGCGATGCGCCGAGTCTGCACCGGTATGCGTATGCGCACGGAAATCCACTCAGCTACCGCGATGACGACGGCCACTCCGCTACAGCAGTTGGTACAGCTCTGGGCTTCGCATGGGGCGTAGGTCAAGCCATTGGAGCGGGGGGCAACGACCTGCTCTGGGGGCAGCGCAGGAGTCTTGGCGACTACGCTTCCATCGTGGCGCAGAACACCATTGGGGGGGCCGAACTGGGTCTGAGCATCGACGCCACCGTGCTTTCAGGTGGAACGGCGTACTTTGTCGGTGGGGCTCTTGGGAACGCGGGATTCGACGCTCTGACGTTTGATGGCTCGGCAAAGAGCTGGCAGCAGCATGCGGATGACCAGGTAATTGAAGGAACCAAGGGGGCAGTTCTTGGCTACGGCCTCGGAAAGGCGCTGCCCGTGGTAGGCGCCGGGGCTGCATGGGTCACCAGCAAGGTACCCGGAGGCACGGCAGCGATAGAGCGAGCCTCGGCCTTGGGTGGACGAGTCCTGAATTCCGTTGCGAGTAGACTGCCTAAGTGGGAGCTGGGTGAGTTGGGGTCTGCCGCCAATCCGTTTGGTCAATCAGCTCAGCCAGCTGAGGGCGTTGTTGTCGAAGCTATAGAGGGCAGTGTGGTTGCCGTTCCCAGCCTACGGCCTTTCGCAAATGCAGCAGAAGTGATCGAGTCACGATCGCCGAGCCAAATTTTCCAGCAAGGCGCGGATGCGGTGCCTGGCCAAGCTATCCGTCCCCTCAACCTGTACCGGGAGCTTCGGTCATCAGAAATTGGCAGGGAGACGCTTGGTCTGATTGAAGATCTTGACGTGCAGGTCTTGCTGAATAACCAAGCGCCTATGCTTGAGAGCGAAGGAATGCGCCTCTATGGTACGTACTGGCCAAGCATGAACCTTGCGACGGTGAATGTTCTGCGAACACAGTCCGTGGAAAGATCTGCGGCAACGGTGATTCATGAGGTGACACATGCTGCGGGAGTTATGAGGTCACAGCGTGCCGAAGTGATTGCGGAAATCCGGGCACTCAAGCACACTGAGATCGCGACGTTCGGTAAGATCCGCGAAATCATACGAAGAGTGCGGAGGGACTACGCTGAGCTTCCTTGGAGGGTCAATCGTCCAGAAGAAGGAAACTACTAA